In Taeniopygia guttata chromosome 6, bTaeGut7.mat, whole genome shotgun sequence, the genomic stretch gCAGCAAAGATATTCATTTGGTCAGGAAATTTAGCTAACAAGTATCTTTGAAATGTATGGGCCTTGTTCATTATTAGTCCTCTTGagtaaaagaaattattgtACTGCCTATTTGTTAAATGAGGATGGGTGAACAATAACTGGTTCTTTAGTTCACTTATACTCCTAAGGAAGGCTTTTTCCACAAGCCTCTCTGATTATGGGTCAGATTCAGTCTTTGCCCAAGCCAGCAGGAAGAATgaaatgcagcagcactgctgctctaGAAGGTGCACCtcccctgcagccagggaacAATCTGAGCCCTGGGGAGAGGAGGCCAGGGCCAAAGCTGCCAAAGCAGCCGTGCTGCCACCACAGCTATGATCTGCACCTAATCACGAGTCCGTGTCTATAAATCCGACTGCAGCTCCACCAACTTCAGCAAGACTGAATACAGGAGAACGTGCATTTCATTTGGAGACTCCTTTTGCTTGCCACCTACCCCATGAGCTGAGTAGTGCacttaaatcacattttttgtaTGTTCTTTGTAGCTGCAGGAGATAGAACTTTCTATTTAAATTAAGATTCTCACACTCTCACTTGTCCAGCTACTTGGACTTAAGTAAGATGTAACTAACAAGttctgataaaattaaaaataaatggaaaaaagggAACTTGGCACAACTAAGTTCCTGATGATTTCTAACGGCATGACATCCAACTGTTCCCATAGTATTAGACTGTCTTCTGAATTCAAAACATATCACCCTGAAATATCACAAAGAACTAAAGCAAAGCTTAAGAGAGAGGTGACTTGAAAGGGAAAACAGTTTTAGCTACAGTAACTGAAAGTTCCATATTCCTAGCAAATCCAGTGAAAGACCACATCATGATGACAAAATCTGGAGCACTACACTTCATGAAGATCATAGAAGAAACTTCCAGTTTAGGAGAaaattttcaggttttgaaaaataattgacACTGCTGTAAGCaataaagttttctttcagATCTTAATCAGCTTTATGTGCATCACAAGGTCAATCTGTTAAATCTTTCTTCTGAACCTTTAATTAAAGGTATTTACCAAGCAGCAGTGCTATGATCAAAGACAATACCATTCAACTTTGAAAAATACTGTTCATAAAAGAGAACCACAAGGCACATTTATAAaccatttacatttttatatattttaattcaaGTAAGTTAAAGAACATGGCCGGCATTTCCATATATagctgaaaaatataattttttaaaaaaattagttcaGATTTCGTGAAAAATTATCCGTATGGGAAAAGCTTGATTATCAAACAGATGCTTACAGTTTAATCCAGGAAGCAGCAAGGAATTTTAACATGGAGTTTGGAAACAGagagaagaatattttaaaagcagaaaaacaagataGCTGTAGTTGAACATTTTCATTGGTCAGTGTACATAGGAAGTGGCAAGATGGAAGTGAAGAATACCAAGGATCTTGAAGATCAGAAGTGAGTACTTTCaagcaattttttaaatggcCAATGAGTAATCAAAGACTTTTGAGAACAGTAGTAATTCAGTGCCTAgagctgaaataaaatgaacatAATCAGAGTAACAAAAAATCAGTCATTAGTGATTAGTGAGAGAAGAGGGAGATTAGTGCCATTTCTTTCAGAAAGTCAGGTTTCCTTTTAGTACAATAGCAGTTTGCCCTGCAATGTCAATTCTTCCATCACTGCGCACAGAAATCTTCAACTCTCCTCCACGGCGGGAACATTGAAAAGCTAAACAGAAACAAGAACCCAGAGTCAAAAAACTAGTGTGTATCACAATTTATTAAGAAATCCATAAAAACTTAGGGAAAGGAGGCTTCTGGCTCCAGAAAGCAAGCAGCACCAGGGCAAACAGTGCACAGGGACACCCTGGATGAATTGCCTTTAGAGATGAAGGTCAGCTGAGGGTGTATTTCCAACTAGACCTTGCCTATTGAGTCTGATACAACTGCTACTTAATACAAGGGAGAGGTAGTTTGCTTTGTTGTAGCAAATTAAGTTTCTTCCATGTATCTAAGAAGTCTTGAATTCTCCCTTCATGGGACAGTTTTTGGAGTGAAGAAGGAAGAACACCAAGAGTTACCTGCATAAGAATGAATAACCATTTTACTGGTACTGAACACCAAAAGTTGATACTGCATTCAAAGAATGTGCCTGGCTAAATGGTAACAAACTCACAAAGGCAGTGGGAAAAGTCTACAAAGAAACATAGATGCTGCTTAAGCTGTCAGAAACTGACACCAAATTCTTACACAGGATGCAACAGATATTGATTTATAGAATATTGAAGATATAATTTAATACAACTGGATAAACCTGAAATAGAAACAGACTTCTGCTTGTAATTCTTTAGAGAACCAAGCTTTTGCCTGAACTGTTGAGCTGTACACAGTTGGGATGATGTTCACCTAGCATGTGGAGTCTCTAACTCATTTGAGCAGTCTCATTTAGACAAGAAAATGGTCTCATTCAGATGGCATTTAGAAAAGGTTTGGGTTTCAAGCAGTCTTGCTTTTGTGAAAGGCTCTAAATGGATGAAGAGGCAATAATGTTCAGTCTCCTTAGTCAACAAACTTCCTAACTGCTCCAGAAGTTGTCCAAAGCTAAAGGGCACATTTTTCCTCTCCAACGCACAATTTATAAATTGGGTAGAGATTGTATTCAGatcccagcagagcacaggctcTCTGATGGCATATATGCTGTATGCTTTAAAACTATTTCTCAGGCACTGCTGCTAAGAAAGCTCTTCTTTGATCAGACTGGATTCTCAGACAAAGCAAACACTCTGAAAGAGTGGAAACAGGAGCTATTTAGAGATTGACATTGATactttctgttcttttccatttataGAACCATGGGTTGTTTTTAACTTGTCAGAACATCACTTATGAATGGAGTAATGCTTTAACTGACTATTTTAGACTCCTAAAAGACTCAGGCCAGCTAAAATTGATCAATTATTATTGCCAGATATGGAGACACACCTAAGCTCTTCCACTCCCACATGATAGCAGATTGaaataaaagagattaattATTTCAACTTTTCAAaggttggtttggtttagttttttcttctttaaatgtccAAACTCTAGCTCCTTCATGTCAGGATTACTAAGATTGTTTTGATATTggttcattttattttacttttaaagaaacttccaaagtagaagaaaaacaaaaaataattcacaaaaGAAATTTTTAGACAAGCTTATATGAAAATAATACTCGATCTATTCCTTCTCTTACACAAAAGCACTGACATGCTATGTCCAAAAGTAAACAGGCTTGCATGGAACATTTCAATACCTAGAGGATTTCATTTAACAGCCTCTGGAGGCATTCAGGCATCTCTGAAGCACACTCACCTTTTAGATCATAAAGTTGTTGCACGCCTATTCCATGCCTGTATTCACCAGGAATACCTCCTCCTATACATGGATTTTATACgtattttctattaaaacaaTGTACAACTGTACAAACAACATCTAACAGCTGACCTCACAGTGGTTAAGCTGACACACAGGAAAGTTTGGGAGCAGCCACAAGACCAGGGAGGTTGAGTAAGCTGCTATCACAGTATCACACCCCTGCATTCACACATAAGCTGGTGCCCTTGTACAAACATTATCCTGTTGTTCTGGAGCTTCTTACCAGCCTCACTGACCCCTGCTTAACGAATTTAAGGACTAATGGTTTTTCTTCATAATGTCATCAAAATGACATCAACTCAGGAACAAGTGACACTCTTGTAATAATATCTCTTTTAAGACACCACTAGTATTTTGTTTGAATTTCTAAATCCTATAGTGGAATGCATTTGTTCCTTAACTCAAGTGAAGATCTCTAAGACTTTTTTTTATCGTAAGAAAAAAGGTGGACATATCTGGTGATTGATGGAAGGAAACACCTCTCCTCTGAAGAAATGTTACACTTGTGCACAAATCTGATGTTGTCAATCTGTGTGTTGGGATTACTTGGAAAAGATGAAAACTcttgacttcatgaaaattcGGATTAGCAAAAACTTAAATACAGTTAGATTCATTGTACCTTAACAAagtttcttctgtctttttatgtgttttgttgttgttggtaATGTTGGTGGTAATTTTGTATCGTTtctgaccccaaaaaaacaacccttaAATGCTATAAACCTGTTCCGAACTGGAATCAGAGAAGTTAAAGGCAGTAACAAGAAACAAATTTTCACACAAATAAATACAGTTGTCCCAAGTAAACTGGTATAGCAAGACTCCTCTAGCTTAAACCGAGATAAAAACTATCCTGGATAAGCCCTTTCTCATCACAATCGTTAGGGAAGTCCTCTCTAATTTGTTTGGTTGCATGGAATTCTTTATGCATGTTTATAAATGTTACCTTAGAAATATGACAACAGTGTGAAGTGCTGGATACCCAGACAGTTGTTCTACACTGCATTCACTAGAAACTGTGAAAGTCTATACATCTGAGAGATCATAATTTGTATACATTCCAGAGACTCCTCAAATGAAAGAAAGGCAAGGACTGATACAAAACCCTGATTTGAACAAGCAGCTTAACATCAAGGGCATGGACCCAGCTTCAAGAAAAGACCATGAAGTATTTCACCTTGTGAAAGGACTGGAAAATTCTCTTTGTAGTTGGTGGGTAGGAAGAGAACCCAAACACAGGAAATTAAGTCTGAtgcttcagcagagctgcagctgaccTCCTCCTAAAGGCCTCAATAGCCAGAGAGATCTGACAATAGATTTCATGTTCcacatttttatattattttatatgtaATCTATTTGGGAATGAACAGATCCTTCATTCtatggaagaaattcttcccttaTTCTTGTATTAAAAAGCATCGGATATTACAGAAGACACCCCAGAGATTTCTAAAAAGTCCAAAGATGTTCTTATTTAGTACTACTTGCTGATATGGAATGTCCTTGAATGCCAGCTATCTTTTCCAAATAATCTCATTAGTAGTAGAATTTGCCCAGTACTACACAATACCTCTTAAACAGACATATGATATGtaagaaaaagttattttctcaTAAACATACATTAAATTAACTTGTCCTATTTAAAACAGTTTTGTATGACTTCTACCACAGAAGAAGATTGAGGACATATATGGCATAgaatatgaatttaaaaaaaacaaaaacaaaaaaaacccacaaaccttTCTTGTGGACAGATAGGACTTTTTTTTGTGCTAAACACATTCAGAGAAGCTGATTACAGTATCAATTGCCCTAGCTGCTTGAGCTAGTTTATCTAAAAGCAGAATAGGGACAGTACAtacaaaatacatgaaaatgCAAAACAGATAGAAAGTGTCAATTGTAAGTACAGACAGAATTCCAGTCTATTTGAGTACTTAAAGAAGCAGTGTCTACAGATGGTATGCAGAGTTTAAGCTCCACATTAACAtctaaaaatatgaaaatcttCTGAGAAACAGTCAGTCCATAATGACATATTACCAAAGACAGTTTTCATCTTCAGAAAATATGTTGAgattccccccccacccccgccaACATTATTTAAGCTATCAAAGATATTGTGTGGTGTAAATGCAAATACAAGACCTTCAGGACAGAATGTTAAATCTTTTCTTTGGTCCATGATGAAGAAGGTCCTGTTCATAGTGGATCCTTTAAAGACTTACCATCCTGAAGAAAATCCATTCTGAGATTCATTTGACACGATACAGAAAGGCTTATAAGCAGGCTAGCTGTTTGTTTGGAAAGGTGTTTACTTTTATAGACAAAGAACCTTATTAGATCAAGTATCCAACCTCTGTTCTAAACTAAATGTGACCCAAGGCTTGTATGCAGAATTGCCCCCTGTCGCCTCTTGGAGAACCAGGTAGGGGATGAGGGTATTTTACATTGCTTCTCTTGTTCTTCTGTTCCCTGGCAAAGCACTAGAAACAGGAGAAGCAAGGAGCCACCCAGCACCTCCTCATTATAGCATTGTCATAGATTAGTTTCTCTTGGCTTTTTCCACCATGTTCTTAAGTTTCTTGCTGAATAACAAAAATGTGATCTAATAAGCATATCTCATTGATTGAATCAAAACACTCTAACATCCCCTGAGGTACCCCAAGCTTCAGTTATGAAAGGCCATGAGAACTAAAATCCAAAAGCCAAGATCAAAATCTGACAGCAGAGAGTTATGATCCAGAAACAACACTTCAAACTCCCTGGGGCATGATGTGTCATGGTGGCAGATAAGAAAGAAAGCAATTTCTCAAAGATTACCTCACACACAAAATATTACATAATATTCTATTCATCCTGAGGAAATGGATAAGGAGCTATTGCTACAGTTTGGATTACAGTAGTAAtacaactttttcttttctagtgAGTAGATCTACATAAATGACAGCTTTGCAATTAAACAATTTCCTTACCAAGCATTTCTTTcttccccagctgctctgaCCAGTAGCTGCTTAAAACAGCATGAGCAGATCCTTAAAAGGAATAGAAAAACAAAGTACTGAATTAAATTATAATCACTACTTTACAGAAAAAGCATAgtcaaaatgtaaatataataaATCAAGTGCCATGCGTGTTTAGGGTAAAAAACCCTAAGAGTTTGAACAGCAGACAGAACTTAAGGCCttataatttcaatttttatgGTAAAGCAGTATTACTTCCACATCTTCTAGCTTCAAAGGAAATCTTGCTAGGTGAGGGCATCATCACTAGCTACAATACTCAGCTGAATAATAATGAAATTGTACCTAAGCAAAGAACACCATCCTGCAGCAATCATCAACACAGAGTGCAACACAGAAGAACAGGCAGGAACATGCCTTGCTGCCCTAAGCATGCAGCTAGCTGAGCTCTCACAGGCctgagaacagcagcagtgtcATGAAACTAGGGAAGATCTCAGCTGAAATGCATTGGAAAAGaacccaaacaaaaatccaaagcacaacaaaaaaagaacaccAACAGAAGAGGATATAAATTTCCACTGCAATATTCATCCAGTACTGAACTAGTCTCTCACTTTCATCTAATTGTAATACTTGAGGGAAATTATCTGAAAAAGACACAAGAATATCTGGTCTAAAAACAGTAAGAagttgatttgatttttttctgaatgagtTGGCCTCGGTCATAAAAGTTTTTTGTTTAATGAGAACTCTTGCTATCCATATAAACCAGTATTATAAGAGACTCCAAAGTACAATTGCAATGAAAGCCTTTTAATTGAACTGAAACAAAAGTACGAGCCGTTTATCATACAAACACATACCTGTAACAGGGTCTTCCAGAATTCCATACCAAGGTGAAAAATATCTGGAGTAAAAATCATGGCCCTTTCCACTGGAATTTCCCTTAACAGTGAGTATGAGTCCTTTcacttttcctgtcttttcagCTGATAAAAAGTGTTGTGCACTCACTTTCAAGTTTTCCAACACAGACCTTGAATATAGTTATGAAATTTTAATAGACCATATTCTTCATTTTACATGAATGTAagtactgaaaagaaaaaataaataatcatcTTCTCTACAATTCAAAACAAGCCCTAAAATATTAGAGGAGACAAGACCCTTAGCATTGTCCTCACAATGGTATTTGACAGAAAAATCACCTTGAATCTCATGCACTGTGAATGAGCAGAGAAAAAACATCAAACCATGCATTTCCTATTtatctctgaaaacaaagcatCCTGAAATAttagccacaaaaaaaaaaaaaaaaatcacagcttgTTTCAATATTTTCGTCATTGAAAGAAATATTGCCTCACTACAGAATGTACCAAGTGCTCCACCTCCTTTCAGAGCAGGCAAATAACGAACACCATTCGAGTCTGCATGGCATCCTAAAGTGGTCTACAACTGGCTGATACCTCCCTACAAAACAGTCTGAAAGAGTGAAATACTAAGTACTCAGccaagaatatttctttttcccccttacCCCAGACTTTAACCATTAGTTAGGCCAAACTTCAAGTTTGTAATAATAGTAATTTGGCCTGATTAAGGAAGTTATGTTTCAGCAGTATATACCTAAATCATATACTTGGATTAACAATGAAATTCAGATGAGATTAACAAATGCTTTGGAACAATCTGATCTGGAATTTTCTCTCTAAAGCTACTTATGGTGCTGTTAAGCATGTGTAAGCAGATTACAGTCCAATGGAAGTAAGAATCCCTGGCATACTGTCAGTGTGCCCTGAACTGAAGCAGGACTCCCAGCTTCCTGCCACGCTACTGGATCATCTTTAGACTCAGATGGACAGGAAAAAGACACCATCATTAAAACTGTTTCCTACACCTCCATCTCTTGAAGACAGATTTCAGAATGATCTTACTCAGCTTTGCAGCTTCAATAAGCTCATATTAAAAGATAACCACTTTACACAGAAATTTAAATCAGAGGTTTTTATCTCAACCTGATTTAAAACTAGATAAAAGAGCCTAGTATTTAAGGAATGAACAGGCCAACTCAATGTCTGCATTCTtgattaaaacaattaaaagagTGTAATATACCTTTCATAAGTATCACTGAGGCGGACTAAGAGTTTCTTTGTGTCAGGAGAATAACGCACATCTTGAACAATCATGTCACCAACAGCTGCCTGGGGGAAAatgcagagacagaaaaaaccccataatcacttgaatataaaatattatttccttaGCATTGCTGTAGAGCACATTCCCTGCTAGAAGAGGGCGTATGCAAGATGTTCCATGCAACCCTCAAGTAAATTCAAGAAAAGCAAATGCACCAAGTGCATGAATGGATATGGGTGAGTTACAAGCCCCACATACATCTATTTGGGAAGAAATCCAGGACCTCAAAGAGGGCAAGGACACAGACTGCCCTCTTATGCACACAAAAGGCTGAAAATGCCATTAGAATAAATATTGACACTTTGGTCAATGGAAATGGGAGACACAGATTCAGCTGCAGTAC encodes the following:
- the PBLD gene encoding phenazine biosynthesis-like domain-containing protein isoform X2 is translated as MQIPVITVDAFTNRPFSGNPAAVCLLENDLDEDLHQKIATEMNLSETAFIRKLKPGDDFSKSSCFGLRWFTPANEVPLCGHATLASAAVLFHVQKNTNSVLTFVTLSGELKARHVKDHIVLDLPLYTAYPQELKEVEELIKAAVGDMIVQDVRYSPDTKKLLVRLSDTYERSVLENLKVSAQHFLSAEKTGKVKGLILTVKGNSSGKGHDFYSRYFSPWYGILEDPVTGSAHAVLSSYWSEQLGKKEMLAFQCSRRGGELKISVRSDGRIDIAGQTAIVLKGNLTF
- the PBLD gene encoding phenazine biosynthesis-like domain-containing protein isoform X1 — encoded protein: MQIPVITVDAFTNRPFSGNPAAVCLLENDLDEDLHQKIATEMNLSETAFIRKLKPGDDFSKSSCFGLRWFTPANEVPLCGHATLASAAVLFHVQKNTNSVLTFVTLSGELKARHVKDHIVLDLPLYTAYPQELKEVEELIKAAVGDMIVQDVRYSPDTKKLLVRLSDTYERSVLENLKVSAQHFLSAEKTGKVKGLILTVKGNSSGKGHDFYSRYFSPWYGILEDPVTGSAHAVLSSYWSEQLGKKEMLGGGIPGEYRHGIGVQQLYDLKGECASEMPECLQRLLNEIL